A genome region from Triticum aestivum cultivar Chinese Spring chromosome 2B, IWGSC CS RefSeq v2.1, whole genome shotgun sequence includes the following:
- the LOC123046605 gene encoding 26S proteasome non-ATPase regulatory subunit 13 homolog B, translated as MAAPLEFLEAQGSTRPELAEWYAALADLYQRKLWHQLTLKLDQFLALAVVQAGDALIQLYTHFISDFESKINLLKFAHFAVVVSRQYSDKDAGISYLEGVISKLRDTKESRVEEPILYVKMQIASFLLEKGNQKECKKLIDEGKTTLDSMDDVDPSVHSTYYWLCSQYHKVCQDYSEFYKNALLYLAYTTVESLSEPFKQNLAFDLSLAALLGDNIYNFGELLAHPIIHSLVGTPVEWIYHILQAFNSGNLASYQELCKVHAAALSAQPALVQKERELLEKINILCLMEIIFSRASQDRTIPLSTIAEQTRLSVEDVEYLLMKSLSAHLIEGIIDGVDGTVHVSWAQPRVLGIDQVKSLRDRLDTWVGKVHTTLLSVEAETPDLVAS; from the exons ATGGCGGCGCCGCTGGAGTTCCTGGAGGCGCAGGGCTCGACCCGGCCGGAGCTGGCGGAGTGGTACGCCGCCCTCGCCGACCTCTACCAGCGGAAGCTCTGGCACCAACTCACCCTCAAGCTCGACCAGTTCCtcgccctcgccgtcgtccag GCGGGTGATGCTCTGATTCAGCTGTATACTCATTTCATCTCTGATTTCGAGAGCAAGATCAATCTTCTTAAATTTGCTCACTTCGCGGTAGTAGTTTCACGCCAGTATTCAGATAAAGATGCTGGTATAAGCTATCTCGAAGGCGTAATTTCTAAGCTGCGTGATACCAAGGAATCACGGGTTGAAGAGCCCATTCTGTATGTGAAGATGCAGATTGCAAGTTTTCTTCTTGAGAAAGGGAATCAAAAGGAGTGTAAGAAACTGATAGATGAGGGGAAAACCACTTTGGATAGCATGGACGATGTTGATCCTTCAGTACATTCCACCTATTATTGGTTATGTTCTCAGTACCATAAAGTGTGTCAAGACTATTCTGAATTCTATAAAAATGCTCTTCTCTATCTTGCATACACAACAGTGGAGTCACTTTCAGAGCCATTCAAACAG AACCTGGCATTTGACCTCTCACTTGCTGCTTTATTGGGTGACAACATATACAACTTCGGGGAGTTGCTTGCCCATCCAATT ATCCATAGCCTTGTGGGAACACCGGTGGAGTGGATTTATCATATCTTGCAAGCGTTCAACTCTGGCAATCTAGCGTCCTACCAGGAACTCTGCAAAGTTCACGCCGCCGCTTTGAGTGCGCAGCCTGCTTTGGTACAGAAGGAGAGGGAACTTCTTGAAAAGATCAATATCCTTTGCTTGATGGAAATCATTTTCAG TCGAGCATCTCAAGACCGTACAATCCCGTTGAGCACTATAGCTGAACAGACCAGGCTCTCAGTTGAAGATGTGGAGTATCTACTAATGAAGAGCCTCTCT GCTCATCTTATCGAAGGCATTATTGATGGGGTCGACGGGACTGTCCATGTTTCATGGGCGCAACCGAGGGTCCTTGGGATCGACCAAGTGAAATCCCTGCGTGACCGGCTTGATACCTGGGTCGGGAAGGTGCACACTACTTTGCTGTCTGTCGAAGCCGAAACACCCGACCTGGTAGCTTCGTGA